In one window of Buchnera aphidicola (Schlechtendalia chinensis) DNA:
- the flgG gene encoding flagellar basal-body rod protein FlgG, with product MIPSLWIAKTGLDAQQINMNVISNNLANVSTNGFKRSRAMFEDLIYHTIRQPGSQSSGDTTLPSGLQMGIGVRPVSTERIHNQGHLSKTDSSKDIAIHGNGFFQVLLPDGSLAYTRDGSFQVDQNGQLVTNSGFPIQPIIIIPSDSTNMHVGRDGIVTVTTQGKSQPVHRGQLNLVNFTNSSGLSNLGENLYQETEASGSPMLALPGTNGTGLLYQGYVETSNVNIAEELVNMIQTQRAYEINSKVITTSDQMLQKLSQL from the coding sequence AATGTGAGTACAAATGGATTCAAGCGCTCTCGAGCAATGTTTGAAGATTTAATTTATCATACAATAAGACAACCTGGATCACAATCATCAGGTGATACTACTTTACCATCAGGTCTACAAATGGGTATAGGAGTTAGACCTGTTTCTACAGAAAGAATTCATAATCAAGGACATTTATCTAAAACTGATTCTTCAAAAGACATCGCTATACATGGGAATGGATTTTTTCAAGTACTACTTCCAGATGGAAGCTTAGCTTATACCCGGGACGGATCCTTTCAAGTAGATCAAAACGGACAATTAGTAACTAATAGTGGATTTCCTATTCAACCAATTATTATAATCCCATCTGATAGTACTAATATGCATGTAGGAAGAGACGGTATAGTTACTGTTACTACACAGGGTAAATCTCAACCAGTGCATAGAGGGCAACTAAATCTTGTAAACTTTACAAATAGCTCTGGATTATCAAACTTAGGAGAAAATTTGTATCAAGAAACTGAAGCTTCTGGTAGTCCTATGTTAGCGTTACCTGGTACAAACGGAACAGGACTGTTATATCAAGGATATGTAGAAACTTCTAATGTTAATATTGCAGAAGAACTCGTGAACATGATTCAAACTCAACGCGCTTATGAAATTAATAGTAAAGTAATTACCACATCTGATCAAATGCTACAAAAGTTATCTCAATTATAA
- a CDS encoding flagellar basal body L-ring protein FlgH — translation MIILLNFKIRHHLILMFLLLLNGCALSSHTTLYKYKPKSPCLSQKWPSLIKNSSYQENEINKNLFEPLFEDYRPHNVGDTITVILQESISTSNNSSNNLSHNENTNLGVDFGNDRSKNNSSISPGLNGFVKNDFVGSGSSFSNNKFTGLITVTINDILSNGNLVVSGEKKISVNSEVETIHFSGIINPRTISKGNSVVSTQIANAHIEYKSEGFINKKLNIGWLQRLILSIFSF, via the coding sequence GTGATTATATTACTTAATTTTAAAATTAGACATCATTTAATACTTATGTTTCTTTTATTACTAAATGGATGTGCTTTAAGTTCACATACAACTTTATATAAATATAAACCGAAATCTCCATGTTTATCTCAAAAATGGCCAAGTTTAATTAAAAATTCTAGTTATCAGGAAAATGAAATAAACAAAAATCTCTTTGAACCACTTTTTGAAGATTATAGACCGCATAATGTAGGAGACACTATTACTGTAATTTTACAAGAAAGTATTAGTACAAGTAATAATTCATCTAATAATTTAAGTCATAACGAAAATACTAATCTTGGAGTAGATTTTGGAAACGATCGCTCAAAAAATAATTCCTCAATTTCTCCAGGATTGAATGGATTTGTTAAAAATGATTTTGTAGGATCTGGGAGTTCTTTTTCAAATAATAAATTTACAGGATTAATTACCGTAACCATTAATGACATTTTATCTAATGGAAATTTAGTAGTATCAGGAGAAAAAAAAATTTCAGTTAATTCAGAAGTAGAAACAATCCATTTTTCAGGTATAATTAATCCTCGTACTATTTCTAAAGGCAATTCTGTAGTTTCTACTCAAATAGCTAATGCTCATATTGAATATAAAAGTGAAGGTTTTATTAATAAAAAACTTAACATTGGTTGGCTTCAGCGCTTAATTTTAAGTATTTTCTCTTTTTAA
- a CDS encoding flagellar basal body P-ring protein FlgI, protein MSKKILLKYVFIMFSLIILNTHADKIRDLITIQGTRDNQLIGYGLIAGLNGTGDDTTNIPYTVNTLKNMLAQLGIEFSSEKNIQLKNIAAVMVTAKYPSFIHKGQKIDVFVSSIGNAKSLKGGILLMTPLRSINNQIYAIAQGSITVNEQHYPQNLILSNSDNQYNSGKIIDGAIVEKEMSVNFGNKKIVILQLNNEDFALVQKISDKINNQYPNSSIALNSRTIQLYTPKNNTSQVRMLSNIQNIEIDLPVQDAKVIINTKTGDIVMNREVKINSCAVAHGNISMIINDAKHHRRHFEPVIYESSNHLKEINNRSDYYNENEVKYINQAVNLNNIVHALNSLGIKPVELISILQAMHDVGCLRAKIEVI, encoded by the coding sequence ATGTCTAAAAAAATATTATTAAAATATGTTTTCATAATGTTTTCTCTAATAATTTTGAATACACATGCAGATAAGATAAGAGACTTAATAACTATTCAAGGAACACGCGATAATCAACTTATAGGTTATGGATTAATCGCAGGTTTAAACGGAACTGGTGATGATACCACCAACATTCCATATACTGTTAATACACTTAAAAATATGCTAGCTCAACTAGGAATCGAATTTTCTTCAGAAAAAAATATACAGCTTAAAAATATTGCTGCAGTTATGGTAACTGCAAAATATCCAAGTTTTATTCATAAAGGACAAAAAATAGATGTATTTGTGTCTTCTATTGGAAATGCAAAAAGTTTAAAAGGAGGGATATTATTAATGACTCCTTTGAGAAGTATCAATAATCAAATATACGCTATTGCTCAAGGAAGTATTACAGTTAACGAACAACATTATCCTCAAAATCTAATTTTATCAAATTCAGATAATCAATACAATAGTGGAAAAATAATTGACGGAGCTATCGTAGAAAAAGAAATGAGTGTTAATTTTGGAAATAAAAAAATTGTAATTTTACAGCTTAATAACGAAGATTTTGCTTTAGTTCAAAAAATTAGTGATAAAATTAATAATCAATATCCAAACTCTTCTATCGCATTGAACTCTAGAACAATACAATTATATACTCCAAAAAATAATACTTCTCAAGTTCGAATGTTATCAAATATTCAAAATATTGAAATTGATTTACCTGTTCAAGACGCAAAAGTTATTATTAATACCAAAACTGGAGACATCGTTATGAATCGTGAGGTAAAAATTAATTCATGTGCAGTAGCACATGGTAACATATCCATGATTATTAATGATGCTAAACACCATCGACGTCATTTTGAACCCGTAATTTACGAAAGCAGCAACCATTTAAAAGAAATAAATAACAGAAGCGATTATTATAATGAAAATGAAGTTAAGTATATAAATCAAGCAGTCAATCTTAATAACATAGTTCACGCACTGAATTCTCTTGGAATTAAACCTGTAGAATTAATATCAATTTTACAAGCTATGCATGATGTAGGATGCTTACGTGCCAAAATCGAGGTTATATAA
- a CDS encoding rod-binding protein, translating into MDNKFYLSVNHIYSNFKNVNEFKNVERNNAKQTKKVAKQIEGLFLYMILKNMRNSCLKDVSINKNQELMYTDMYDQFIAQKMSERGLGFSKIIEEQINIINNNNREQLNY; encoded by the coding sequence ATGGATAATAAATTTTATCTTTCTGTAAATCACATATATTCTAATTTCAAAAATGTAAATGAATTTAAAAATGTTGAAAGAAACAATGCAAAACAAACCAAAAAAGTAGCAAAACAAATAGAAGGGCTTTTTCTTTACATGATACTAAAAAATATGAGAAATAGCTGTTTAAAAGATGTTTCAATCAATAAAAATCAAGAACTCATGTATACAGATATGTATGATCAATTTATTGCTCAGAAAATGAGCGAAAGAGGATTAGGATTTTCAAAAATAATTGAAGAGCAAATTAACATAATAAACAACAATAACCGAGAACAATTAAATTACTAA
- a CDS encoding Rne/Rng family ribonuclease has protein sequence MKKMLINITKKSRSRIALIENQKLYNFDVEDVNHKRKKSSVYKGKIVHIVPSLEAVFVDYGTCKNGFLPFREISCEYFFNKNITKNRYNIKNVLKKGQECIVQVNKEERGNKCALLTTFISLAGSYIVLFPKNPGFLGISRKISGKYRNSIKKTLLLLKVPIEMGIIFRTASLGKSVEILQIDLMCQLQNWKKIKEAYQSNCSPCLIYQENNIIFRALRDYLYHDIQEVIVDDSKFLVCIYQYISLLGKSNFRDRIKLYTGTSSLFSYYQIESQINSIFQRNIILPSGGSITIDTLEALTAIDINSFRSNKGLDIEETALSTNLEAANEISRQLRLRDLGGLIVIDFIDMTAPLHKRLVINHFRKILKNDRARIQIGTISKFGLLEMSRQRLNSSMNKINRNFCSKCNRF, from the coding sequence ATGAAGAAAATGTTAATAAACATTACTAAGAAGAGTAGGTCGCGTATTGCTCTCATAGAAAATCAAAAATTGTATAATTTTGATGTTGAGGACGTTAATCATAAACGGAAAAAGTCAAGTGTTTATAAAGGTAAAATAGTTCATATTGTACCCAGTTTAGAAGCAGTATTTGTTGACTACGGAACATGCAAAAATGGATTTTTACCATTTAGAGAAATTTCTTGTGAATATTTTTTTAATAAAAATATAACAAAAAATCGTTACAATATAAAAAATGTTTTAAAAAAAGGACAAGAGTGTATTGTTCAAGTTAATAAAGAAGAAAGAGGAAACAAGTGTGCTTTGTTAACCACTTTTATAAGTTTAGCTGGCAGTTATATAGTATTATTTCCTAAAAATCCAGGATTTTTAGGGATATCAAGAAAAATAAGTGGAAAATATAGAAATAGTATAAAAAAAACTTTACTTCTATTAAAAGTTCCTATTGAAATGGGAATAATCTTTCGAACAGCCAGTCTGGGAAAATCAGTAGAAATCTTACAAATCGATTTAATGTGTCAATTGCAAAATTGGAAGAAAATTAAAGAAGCTTATCAATCTAATTGTTCGCCGTGTTTAATTTATCAAGAAAATAATATAATATTTCGAGCTTTACGAGATTATCTTTATCATGATATTCAAGAAGTTATCGTTGATGATTCAAAATTTTTAGTTTGTATATATCAATACATATCTTTACTAGGAAAAAGTAATTTTAGAGATAGAATTAAATTATATACTGGAACCAGTTCTTTATTTAGTTATTATCAAATAGAATCTCAAATTAATTCTATCTTTCAACGTAATATAATACTTCCTTCAGGTGGGTCCATTACTATTGATACTTTAGAAGCGTTAACTGCTATTGATATCAATTCTTTTCGTTCTAATAAAGGTTTAGATATTGAAGAAACAGCACTTAGTACAAATTTAGAAGCTGCTAATGAAATTTCACGTCAATTGCGATTGCGAGATTTAGGAGGTCTAATTGTAATCGATTTTATTGATATGACAGCACCTCTTCATAAAAGATTAGTAATAAATCATTTTCGAAAAATTTTAAAAAATGATCGCGCACGTATTCAAATTGGAACGATTTCTAAGTTTGGTTTGTTAGAAATGTCTAGGCAGAGGTTAAATTCGTCCATGAATAAAATTAACCGAAATTTTTGTTCTAAATGTAATAGATTTTAA
- a CDS encoding RluA family pseudouridine synthase, whose translation MSNNFPISFLRITEENEKQRIDNFLKKKFKKTPKSIIYKILRTGQVRINKMRVKPKYKLKIGDHIRIPPLKKTYQIKKGIPPNSKLYSLLSDNILYEDDCLLVLNKPSGLAVHSGSGIKFGVIEYLRILKNINTYFDLVHRLDRETSGVLIIAKKRSVLRDLHKQLRERKIIKKYLALVHGQWPKHLTCISAPLLKVISKYDHVVTINHIHGKTSKTFFKIQEIYDNNTLMLITPKTGRTHQIRAHAKYANHPIVLDKKYGKANLDNIINNNLSINRILLHSTSVNFFHPIKQEFINVIAPLDIAFKKVLNNLKKMSRIQEI comes from the coding sequence ATGAGTAATAATTTTCCTATATCATTTTTACGTATTACTGAAGAAAATGAAAAGCAAAGAATAGATAACTTTTTAAAAAAAAAATTTAAAAAAACACCAAAAAGCATAATTTATAAAATATTAAGAACTGGACAAGTAAGAATAAACAAAATGCGTGTAAAACCTAAATACAAGTTGAAAATAGGAGACCATATTAGAATCCCCCCTTTAAAGAAAACATACCAAATAAAAAAAGGCATTCCACCAAATTCGAAATTATATTCTTTATTATCTGACAACATTTTGTATGAAGACGATTGTTTATTAGTATTAAATAAACCTTCTGGTTTAGCAGTACATAGTGGAAGTGGAATAAAATTTGGAGTAATTGAGTATCTCAGAATATTGAAAAACATAAATACATATTTTGACTTAGTTCATAGATTGGATAGAGAAACATCAGGCGTTCTAATTATAGCTAAAAAACGCTCAGTTTTACGAGATTTACACAAACAACTCAGAGAACGAAAAATTATAAAAAAATATTTAGCTTTAGTACATGGACAGTGGCCAAAACATTTAACATGCATTTCCGCTCCTTTACTAAAAGTAATATCAAAATATGATCATGTAGTTACAATTAATCATATTCACGGAAAAACTTCAAAAACCTTTTTTAAAATACAAGAAATATATGATAATAATACTTTGATGTTAATCACTCCAAAAACTGGAAGAACTCATCAAATTCGAGCGCATGCTAAATATGCAAATCATCCGATAGTGTTAGATAAAAAATACGGAAAAGCTAATTTAGATAATATTATTAATAATAACTTATCTATTAATAGAATATTGTTACATTCTACTTCCGTTAATTTTTTTCATCCAATAAAACAAGAATTTATAAACGTAATAGCACCTCTAGATATAGCTTTTAAGAAAGTTTTAAATAATCTCAAAAAAATGTCTCGAATACAAGAAATATAA
- the rpmF gene encoding 50S ribosomal protein L32 — translation MAVQKNKPTRSKRGMRRSHDHLKIPSLSIDRTSGETHIRHHITAKKYYKGIKVL, via the coding sequence ATGGCTGTACAAAAAAATAAACCTACTCGATCTAAGAGAGGTATGCGAAGATCCCATGATCATTTAAAAATCCCATCTTTATCTATCGATCGAACTTCAGGAGAAACACATATAAGACATCACATTACTGCAAAAAAATATTATAAAGGTATAAAAGTATTATAA
- a CDS encoding ACP S-malonyltransferase yields the protein MHLHAILFPGQEFQNINVLKNLIRKYKIIKNTFYESSEYIGFNLNRFIKNNSQEIINNSKYIRLIAITSSIAMYRLWNNANEKIPIILAGHSLGEYSALVCSNSLKFSDAIKLILIRHQFMKESMKKKMGAMHVIIGLKEHNIEKILENFKHLEQVSIACINTPHHIVISGEKNIVHEVSLACKKNGAKKIFYLPINPPSHCILMKSAAKKFLKVLETIVFETPKFPVINNVDVKCETTAPAIRNALMRQLYNPVKWCDTITYLSKKNVSIFVEAGLNNTLININKFIVAIPSVSLNNKNYLLNQSFKKPSET from the coding sequence GTGCATTTACATGCTATATTGTTTCCGGGTCAAGAATTTCAAAACATAAACGTATTAAAAAATCTTATAAGAAAATACAAAATTATAAAAAATACGTTTTATGAATCTTCTGAATATATTGGATTTAATTTAAATAGATTTATAAAAAATAATTCGCAAGAAATAATAAACAATAGTAAATATATTAGGTTAATTGCAATAACATCATCAATTGCTATGTATAGATTATGGAACAACGCAAATGAAAAAATTCCAATAATATTGGCTGGACATAGTTTAGGTGAATATTCAGCGTTAGTATGTTCGAATTCTTTAAAATTTAGTGATGCTATAAAATTAATTTTAATTCGTCATCAATTTATGAAAGAATCTATGAAAAAAAAAATGGGAGCTATGCATGTAATAATAGGATTGAAAGAGCATAATATTGAAAAAATTTTAGAAAATTTTAAACATTTAGAACAAGTTTCAATAGCTTGTATTAACACTCCACATCATATAGTAATTTCAGGAGAGAAAAACATAGTACATGAAGTCAGCTTAGCTTGCAAAAAAAATGGCGCTAAAAAAATTTTTTATCTACCTATAAATCCTCCTTCTCATTGTATATTAATGAAAAGTGCTGCAAAAAAATTTTTAAAAGTATTAGAAACAATAGTATTTGAAACACCAAAATTCCCAGTCATCAATAACGTTGACGTAAAATGTGAAACTACTGCTCCAGCTATTCGCAATGCACTCATGAGACAATTATATAATCCAGTAAAATGGTGTGATACCATTACATATTTATCTAAAAAAAATGTATCAATTTTTGTAGAAGCAGGGTTAAATAACACACTAATTAACATTAATAAATTTATTGTTGCAATTCCTTCAGTTTCACTTAATAATAAAAATTATTTATTAAATCAATCTTTTAAAAAACCGAGTGAAACCTAA
- the fabG gene encoding 3-oxoacyl-ACP reductase FabG, which translates to MALVTGASRGIGKGIAKKLASEGMIVIGTSRSQSGIKIINNYLKNNGTSFILNTVNVNSIKNSIKNIYKNFENIDILINNIGIVEDKLLINMTHKTWEKVLNTNLNSLFHISKPIVQKMIKKRNGKIVTIGSIMGNIGNCGQTNYSASKSGILGFHRSLALEVASKGICVNVISPGFIETKMTKRLTKFQKMKYLSKIPLKRFGTINEISETVSFLVSDRVNYITGQVIHINGGMYMP; encoded by the coding sequence ATTGCATTAGTTACAGGAGCTAGTCGTGGAATAGGAAAGGGAATTGCTAAAAAATTAGCTAGCGAGGGGATGATTGTAATTGGAACTTCCAGATCACAATCTGGGATAAAGATTATTAATAATTACTTAAAAAATAATGGAACAAGTTTCATTCTCAATACCGTCAATGTAAATTCAATTAAAAACTCTATCAAGAACATCTATAAAAATTTTGAAAATATCGATATATTAATTAATAATATAGGCATTGTAGAAGATAAATTACTAATAAATATGACGCATAAAACATGGGAAAAAGTTTTAAATACTAATTTGAACTCTCTCTTTCATATATCAAAACCTATAGTTCAAAAAATGATAAAAAAAAGAAATGGTAAAATTGTTACAATAGGATCTATTATGGGAAATATAGGAAATTGTGGACAAACTAATTATTCTGCATCTAAATCTGGAATACTAGGTTTTCATAGATCTCTAGCATTAGAAGTTGCTTCTAAAGGAATTTGTGTTAACGTAATATCTCCTGGCTTTATTGAAACTAAAATGACAAAACGTTTAACAAAATTTCAAAAAATGAAATACCTATCTAAAATTCCATTAAAAAGATTTGGAACGATTAATGAAATATCTGAAACAGTTTCATTTCTGGTATCAGATCGTGTGAACTATATTACAGGGCAAGTAATACATATAAATGGAGGAATGTACATGCCATAA
- the acpP gene encoding acyl carrier protein, protein MKNIEKKIVKIISKQLGFKKEEIHMTSSLNEDLGADSLDTVELIMTIEDKFNIEITDKESENFTTVQSIIDLIKKKF, encoded by the coding sequence ATGAAAAATATAGAAAAAAAAATTGTAAAAATAATCTCAAAGCAATTAGGTTTTAAAAAAGAAGAAATTCATATGACATCATCTTTAAATGAAGATCTTGGTGCAGATTCACTAGATACTGTTGAATTAATTATGACTATAGAAGACAAATTTAACATTGAAATTACAGACAAAGAATCAGAAAATTTTACTACAGTACAATCAATAATTGATCTTATAAAGAAAAAATTTTAA
- the tmk gene encoding dTMP kinase yields MSNGKFIVIEGIDGSGKTSICYFLKKLLLKHKKCHVKVLRDPGSTSISEKIRYLIKNSIKNEYMFYETELLLIYAARVQLTKLVISPELKKGNWIISDRYALSSLAYQGGGRKISKKKILLLQSLFLKNVIPDITFYLDVKPSTGLERITKRKNKDRIEKNTLNFFIQVRHAYLEFIRNDSKTIKINANYNLNTVKKNFKLEFCSWLNENI; encoded by the coding sequence ATGTCAAATGGAAAATTTATAGTAATTGAAGGAATAGATGGATCTGGGAAAACTTCTATCTGTTATTTTTTAAAAAAATTGTTATTAAAACATAAAAAATGTCATGTAAAAGTTTTGAGAGATCCTGGAAGCACATCTATATCTGAAAAAATACGATATTTAATTAAAAATTCAATTAAAAACGAATATATGTTTTATGAAACAGAACTTTTATTAATTTATGCAGCTAGAGTGCAATTAACAAAACTAGTAATTAGTCCAGAGTTAAAAAAAGGAAATTGGATTATAAGTGATCGATATGCATTATCATCATTAGCTTATCAAGGAGGGGGGAGAAAGATTAGTAAAAAAAAAATATTATTATTACAATCACTATTTTTAAAAAACGTTATACCAGACATAACATTTTATTTAGATGTTAAACCATCCACTGGATTAGAAAGAATTACTAAAAGAAAAAATAAGGATAGAATAGAAAAAAACACGTTAAATTTTTTTATCCAAGTTAGACATGCATATTTAGAATTTATTCGCAACGATTCTAAAACTATTAAAATTAATGCCAATTATAATTTAAATACAGTAAAGAAAAATTTTAAATTAGAATTTTGTTCTTGGTTAAATGAAAACATATGA